From a region of the Halomonas sp. HL-93 genome:
- a CDS encoding carbohydrate ABC transporter permease gives MSYQLENTQQGEKYNTIFSRTTPAKRRKRNARSRLRSRVLLGLYLFLMILPIYWLLNMSLQTNSEILGSMTLWPENITLDNYIGIFTNSSWYMGYVNSIAYVLMNMLITICVALPAAYAFSRYSFIGDKHLFFWLLTNLMAPPAVFLLPYFQLYYSVGLFDTHIAVALAHCLFNIPLAIWILEGFMSSVPKEIDETAYIDGYSFPRFFIKIFIPMIRSGIGVTLFFLFMFSWVELLLARTLTATSAQPIGMIMTRTSTASGIDWGTLAAAGVLTILPGILVVYFVRNHIAKGFALGRT, from the coding sequence ATGAGCTATCAACTCGAAAATACCCAGCAGGGCGAAAAGTACAACACGATTTTTAGCCGCACGACACCTGCCAAACGGCGCAAGCGTAACGCACGCAGTCGGCTGCGCTCCCGCGTGCTGCTGGGGCTGTATCTGTTTTTAATGATTTTGCCGATTTACTGGCTACTCAATATGTCGCTGCAAACCAACAGCGAGATATTAGGCTCCATGACGCTATGGCCAGAGAACATCACGCTGGATAACTATATTGGCATCTTTACCAACTCAAGCTGGTATATGGGTTATGTCAACTCGATCGCCTACGTGCTGATGAACATGCTGATCACCATTTGCGTGGCGTTACCTGCCGCTTATGCGTTTAGCCGCTACAGCTTTATCGGCGATAAGCATTTGTTCTTCTGGCTGTTAACCAACCTGATGGCACCACCGGCGGTGTTCTTGCTGCCCTACTTTCAGCTGTATTACTCGGTGGGGCTGTTCGATACGCATATTGCCGTCGCGCTGGCCCACTGCCTGTTCAATATTCCGCTGGCCATTTGGATTCTGGAAGGCTTTATGAGCAGCGTGCCAAAAGAGATCGATGAAACGGCGTATATCGACGGCTACAGCTTTCCGCGCTTTTTTATCAAGATTTTCATTCCCATGATCCGCTCGGGCATCGGCGTCACACTGTTCTTCTTGTTTATGTTCTCGTGGGTGGAGCTGCTGCTGGCCCGCACGCTCACCGCCACCAGTGCCCAACCGATTGGCATGATCATGACGCGCACGTCCACTGCATCAGGGATCGACTGGGGCACGCTTGCCGCCGCCGGTGTGCTGACCATTTTGCCCGGCATTCTGGTGGTCTACTTCGTTCGCAACCATATCGCCAAGGGCTTTGCCCTGGGTCGTACCTAA
- a CDS encoding DUF2160 domain-containing protein, protein MSWMVWTVPTAIFFSAIAAMLAGMTVWEVVSPTIERKGFLPISTTRGDRLFIGLLSAAFIHLGVIGYTSLSIWLALAASFVWLLVLMRWG, encoded by the coding sequence ATGTCTTGGATGGTATGGACAGTGCCCACGGCAATTTTCTTTTCCGCCATTGCGGCCATGCTGGCCGGGATGACGGTATGGGAAGTTGTCTCGCCCACCATAGAGCGAAAGGGCTTTTTGCCGATTAGCACAACCCGCGGCGACCGGCTGTTTATTGGTCTGCTCTCAGCCGCGTTTATTCACCTGGGAGTAATTGGCTACACCTCTTTATCGATTTGGTTGGCACTGGCGGCATCGTTTGTCTGGCTGTTGGTGCTAATGCGCTGGGGCTAA
- a CDS encoding ABC transporter substrate-binding protein, translated as MRHNNFKLTTLAASLLLASATLSADDSDARAIAERLVDEHFQDSTLSREEKIEELMWFAKAAEPFRDMDIETVAEGLTTHVYESEVLAEAFTELTGINVTHNIIGEGDVVDTMQNQMQSGNSIYDGFVNDTDSIGTHIRYGTTINLSDAMENEWADYTLPTLDLDDFIGLQYGTGPDGNIYQLPTQQFANLYWFRHDWFEREDFQEQFREIYGYDLGVPTNWTAYEDIAEFFTEHVGEIDGEKVYGHMDYGRRDPSLGWRFHDSWLSMAGMGSKGVPFGNPVDDWGIRVNEDSQPVGASVSRGGATNSPASVFAMQKAVDWLADYAPEEAQGMTFGEAGPVPAQGHIAQQIFWYTAFTADMTDPEVAVTDDEGNPLWRMAPSPTGPYWEDGMKVGYQDVGAWTFFDSTPEDRRTAAWLFAQFTVSKTASLEKLMHGLTPIRESDIFSDQMTEMAPKLGGLVEFYRSPNESNWTPTGTNVPDYPRMAPLWWQNLAPVMSGEVSPQEGLDKLAEDMDNTMSRLARANVFDSYAPVLNDERDPQEWLDEDGSPKPKLDDEMPQGTTVPYDEMMEEWMSAGTR; from the coding sequence ATGCGACATAACAATTTCAAACTCACCACCCTCGCCGCTAGCCTGCTGCTGGCATCCGCCACGCTGTCGGCGGATGACAGTGATGCGCGCGCCATTGCCGAACGGCTGGTCGATGAGCATTTCCAAGACTCGACACTAAGCCGAGAGGAAAAGATCGAAGAGCTGATGTGGTTTGCCAAAGCCGCCGAGCCGTTTCGCGACATGGACATTGAAACCGTCGCCGAGGGCTTAACCACCCACGTCTACGAAAGCGAAGTCTTGGCAGAGGCGTTCACCGAACTCACTGGTATCAATGTCACCCACAACATCATCGGTGAAGGTGACGTGGTCGATACCATGCAAAACCAGATGCAGTCGGGGAACAGCATCTATGACGGCTTCGTCAACGATACTGATTCCATCGGCACGCACATTCGCTACGGCACCACGATCAACCTGTCTGACGCCATGGAAAACGAGTGGGCCGACTACACTCTGCCCACACTGGATCTTGACGACTTTATCGGCCTGCAGTACGGCACCGGACCGGACGGCAATATTTACCAGCTGCCCACTCAGCAGTTTGCCAACCTTTACTGGTTCCGCCATGACTGGTTTGAACGCGAAGACTTCCAGGAGCAGTTCCGCGAGATTTACGGCTATGACCTGGGCGTGCCGACTAACTGGACCGCCTACGAGGATATTGCCGAGTTCTTCACCGAGCACGTTGGCGAAATCGACGGTGAGAAAGTCTATGGCCACATGGACTACGGCCGCCGCGACCCCTCGCTAGGCTGGCGTTTCCACGACTCCTGGCTCTCCATGGCCGGTATGGGCAGCAAAGGCGTGCCGTTTGGCAACCCGGTTGATGACTGGGGTATTCGTGTTAACGAAGACAGCCAGCCGGTCGGCGCAAGCGTAAGCCGTGGCGGCGCCACCAACTCGCCGGCTTCCGTGTTTGCCATGCAAAAAGCGGTTGACTGGCTAGCCGATTACGCCCCAGAAGAAGCCCAGGGCATGACGTTTGGCGAGGCTGGCCCCGTGCCTGCTCAAGGCCATATTGCCCAGCAGATTTTCTGGTACACCGCCTTCACCGCCGACATGACCGACCCGGAAGTGGCCGTCACCGATGACGAAGGCAACCCGCTGTGGCGCATGGCTCCCTCGCCCACTGGCCCGTACTGGGAAGACGGCATGAAAGTCGGTTATCAGGACGTAGGTGCCTGGACCTTCTTTGACTCAACGCCTGAGGACCGCCGCACCGCTGCCTGGCTGTTTGCTCAGTTCACCGTATCCAAGACCGCGTCGTTGGAAAAGCTGATGCACGGCCTTACGCCAATTCGTGAGTCGGATATTTTCTCGGATCAAATGACCGAAATGGCACCCAAGCTAGGCGGTTTGGTCGAGTTCTACCGCAGCCCCAACGAGTCCAACTGGACGCCTACCGGCACCAACGTGCCCGACTACCCGCGCATGGCTCCGCTATGGTGGCAAAACCTGGCACCGGTGATGAGCGGCGAAGTCTCGCCACAGGAAGGCTTGGATAAGCTGGCCGAAGACATGGACAACACCATGAGCCGCCTGGCCCGTGCCAACGTATTCGACAGCTACGCGCCAGTGCTCAACGACGAGCGCGACCCGCAGGAATGGCTGGATGAAGACGGCTCGCCCAAGCCAAAGCTTGACGATGAAATGCCGCAGGGCACCACCGTGCCTTACGACGAAATGATGGAAGAATGGATGTCAGCAGGCACCCGCTAA
- a CDS encoding glycerol-3-phosphate dehydrogenase/oxidase, which translates to MKLRNRNIEKLHSEAFDVLIIGGGINGAATAAALSGKGANVALIDRGDFAGSTSMHSSNLVWGGIKYMESKDFALVRKLCKSRNHLIKSYPSTVQEIRFLTTITKGFRHSPRYLWAGTWLYWLMGNGFTKRPRLLSPKKIKQEEPIIDIDGSVGGFEYSDAYLHDNDARFVFNFVRHALNYGAIATNYVESLGAERHGDYWVTKARNVIDGQSFDIRAKVLINAAGPWVDQHNAMTGQKTTHQHLYSKGIHLIVPQLTDSQRVLAFFADDGRLFFVIPMGNRTCIGTTDTHMEHPEVEVTAEDIAFVLENINKRLTLDKPLDQTDIISTRCGVRPLAIKAEEESDRDFLQLSRKHVIDTNKDSAHISIFGGKLTDCLNVGDEIAEAVVQLGIALPDQGFRWYGEPANAVKQQFMDQAKRMNLDAMTAATSSEPLSSRLWRRYAEQAMPMLEKIRQDPAEADILIEGTEYIRCELAHARDHEMITQLEDFLRRRAKVSLVVHHEQLRHSKGLKEACRVLFGEKAEERFEDYFAQHRDTAQPYTPMQKVPS; encoded by the coding sequence ATGAAACTGCGTAACCGTAATATAGAAAAACTACACAGCGAAGCCTTCGATGTACTGATTATCGGCGGCGGCATTAACGGTGCCGCCACCGCTGCCGCGCTTTCGGGCAAAGGTGCCAACGTGGCCTTGATTGACCGAGGTGACTTTGCAGGCAGCACCAGCATGCACTCTTCAAACCTGGTTTGGGGCGGCATCAAATATATGGAAAGCAAAGACTTCGCACTGGTTCGTAAACTGTGTAAAAGTCGTAATCATTTAATTAAAAGTTACCCGTCAACGGTTCAGGAGATTCGTTTTCTGACCACGATCACCAAAGGTTTTCGCCACTCACCACGCTATTTGTGGGCGGGCACCTGGCTTTACTGGCTAATGGGGAATGGTTTTACCAAGCGCCCTCGTTTACTGTCCCCCAAGAAAATCAAGCAAGAAGAGCCCATCATCGATATCGATGGGTCCGTTGGCGGCTTTGAGTATTCCGATGCCTACCTGCACGACAATGACGCACGATTTGTATTTAATTTTGTTCGCCATGCCCTTAACTACGGTGCCATCGCCACAAATTATGTTGAGTCCCTAGGTGCCGAACGCCACGGCGATTATTGGGTAACCAAAGCTCGTAACGTGATTGACGGCCAGTCATTTGATATTCGCGCCAAGGTGTTAATTAATGCAGCGGGTCCGTGGGTGGATCAACACAATGCCATGACAGGACAAAAGACCACCCATCAACACCTGTATTCAAAGGGCATACACCTAATTGTGCCGCAGCTGACAGATTCGCAGCGTGTGTTGGCATTTTTCGCTGACGACGGTCGTTTGTTCTTTGTGATTCCCATGGGCAATCGGACCTGTATTGGCACCACCGATACGCACATGGAGCATCCCGAGGTGGAGGTCACCGCCGAGGATATTGCCTTTGTGCTGGAAAACATCAATAAACGCCTGACACTCGACAAGCCACTCGATCAAACCGATATCATCTCGACGCGCTGTGGCGTTCGGCCGTTAGCGATTAAAGCCGAAGAAGAAAGCGACCGTGATTTCCTACAGCTATCCCGCAAGCATGTAATTGATACCAATAAGGACAGTGCTCACATCAGTATTTTTGGCGGCAAGCTGACCGACTGTTTGAACGTAGGGGATGAAATTGCCGAGGCTGTTGTACAACTCGGCATCGCGCTACCCGATCAAGGCTTCCGCTGGTATGGCGAACCCGCCAACGCGGTGAAACAGCAATTTATGGATCAGGCAAAACGCATGAACCTGGATGCGATGACGGCTGCTACGTCTTCAGAGCCCCTTTCATCGCGCCTTTGGCGGCGTTACGCCGAGCAGGCAATGCCCATGCTGGAAAAAATCCGTCAAGACCCTGCGGAAGCCGACATTCTAATTGAGGGCACAGAGTATATTCGCTGCGAGCTTGCCCACGCACGCGACCATGAAATGATTACCCAACTTGAAGATTTTCTTCGCCGGCGGGCAAAAGTATCGCTAGTGGTTCACCACGAGCAACTACGTCATTCTAAGGGATTAAAAGAAGCTTGCCGTGTGT